A window from Flavobacterium sp. 83 encodes these proteins:
- a CDS encoding prolyl oligopeptidase family serine peptidase, protein MKYTIIIIAFLFSWNAFSQSEVNGKMKTEIVQKHEMGYALHIPANTKDKKPLIIFLHGSGEKGTDIEKVKIHGPFKYIKNHELDAYILAPQCPENEEWNNEVLYRLILKIQKENNIDPNRIYLTGLSLGGWGTWNLAFAHPDMFAAIVPISGFVDLIQLEEACKIAAIPTRAFHGLMDDVVNPDYAIAIYKELKKCNGNVELTIFDDAGHDSWSRVYDNQEIYDWMFKQIKK, encoded by the coding sequence ATGAAATATACAATTATAATAATTGCCTTTTTGTTTTCATGGAATGCCTTTTCACAATCGGAGGTAAACGGGAAAATGAAAACCGAAATCGTGCAAAAACACGAAATGGGTTATGCATTGCACATTCCGGCGAATACTAAAGATAAAAAGCCTTTGATTATTTTTCTTCATGGTTCAGGTGAAAAAGGAACTGATATCGAAAAAGTAAAAATTCATGGACCTTTTAAATACATTAAAAACCACGAACTCGATGCATACATTTTGGCACCGCAATGCCCTGAAAACGAAGAATGGAATAATGAGGTATTGTACCGTTTGATTTTAAAAATTCAAAAAGAAAACAATATTGATCCAAACCGAATTTACCTTACCGGATTGAGTTTAGGTGGCTGGGGAACTTGGAATCTGGCTTTTGCACATCCTGATATGTTTGCTGCAATAGTTCCAATTTCGGGATTTGTAGATTTGATTCAATTAGAAGAAGCGTGTAAAATTGCGGCAATTCCTACTCGGGCTTTTCACGGTTTGATGGATGATGTTGTAAATCCAGATTATGCAATAGCCATTTATAAAGAACTAAAAAAGTGTAATGGTAATGTCGAACTAACCATCTTTGATGATGCAGGTCATGACAGTTGGTCAAGAGTATATGACAACCAAGAAATTTACGATTGGATGTTTAAACAAATAAAAAAATAA